A window of Pan paniscus chromosome 10, NHGRI_mPanPan1-v2.0_pri, whole genome shotgun sequence contains these coding sequences:
- the LOC100969161 gene encoding peptidyl-prolyl cis-trans isomerase A-like — protein MVNPTVFFDTEPLGCISFELFADKFPKTAGNFHALSTGEKGFGYKGSCFHRIVPGFMCQGGDFTCHDGTGGKSIYGEKFDDKNFILKHTGPGILSVANAGPNANSSQFFLCAAKTEWLDGKHVVFGKVKEGMNIVETMECFGSRNGKTSKKITIADCGQL, from the coding sequence ATGGTCAACCCCACCGTGTTCTTCGACACGGAGCCCTTGGGCTGCATCTCCTTTGAGCTTTTTGCAGACAAGTTTCCAAAGACAGCAGGAAACTTTCATGCTCTGAGCACTGGAGAGAAAGGATTTGGCTATAAGGGTTCCTGCTTTCACAGAATTGTTCCAGGGTTTATGTGTCAGGGTGGAGACTTCACATGCCATGACGGCACTGGTGGCAAGTCCATCTACGGGGAGAAATTTGATGACAAGAACTTCATCCTGAAGCATACAGGTCCTGGCATCTTGTCCGTGGCAAATGCTGGACCCAACGCAAACAGTTCCCAGTTTTTCCTCTGCGCTGCCAAGACTGAGTGGTTGGATGGCAAGCATGTGGTCTTCGGCAAGGTGAAAGAAGGCATGAATATTGTGGAGACCATGGAGTGCTTTGGGTCCAGGAATGGCAAGACCAGCAAGAAGATCACCATTGCTGACTGTGGACAACTCTAG